One genomic segment of Hordeum vulgare subsp. vulgare chromosome 2H, MorexV3_pseudomolecules_assembly, whole genome shotgun sequence includes these proteins:
- the LOC123429458 gene encoding uncharacterized protein LOC123429458: protein MDVPESSSQGLSVRRDRGRPRGPRHRSSPPVLIPRPTPVAAAENRRRRMQLNRETLVQNENLTLLKMLPTNPKAVQKTRMHQTIQDRQSNAARGNIWRYYARHSRLNQFLFTN, encoded by the exons ATGGATGTACCAGAAAGTTCTTCACAGGGTCTCTCTGTTCGACGAGATCGTGGCCGTCCACGCGGACCACGACACCGATCATCACCGCCTGTTCTAATCCCGCGACCAACCCCGGTTGCTGCAGCTGAAAACCGTCGTAGGCGTATGCAGCTTAACAGAG AAACTCTGGTACAAAACGAAAACTTGACTTTACTGAAGATGTTACCGACAAATCCCAAAG CAGTACAAAAAACAAGAATGCATCAAACAATCCAGGACAGGCAGAGTAATGCTGCGAGGGGAAACATATGGAGGTACTATGCAAGACATAGCAGATTGAACCAGTTCTTATTCACAAACTAA
- the LOC123424725 gene encoding peroxidase 1, whose translation MASSSYTSLLVLVALVTAASAQLSPTFYDTSCPRALATIKSGVMAAVTSDPRMGASLLRLHFHDCFVQGCDASVLLSGMEQNAIPNAGSLRGFGVIDSIKTQIEAICKQTVSCADILTVAARDSVVALGGPSWTVPLGRRDSIDANENEANTDLPGFNSSRAELEAAFLKKGGLNTVDMVALSGAHTIGQAQCSTFRARIYGGDTNINTAYAASLRANCPQTVGSGDGSLANLDTTTANTFDNAYYTNLMSQKGLLHSDQVLFNNDTTDNTVRNFASNPAAFSSAFTTAMIKMGNIAPKTGTQGQIRLSCSRVNS comes from the exons ATGGCTTCTTCCTCATACACTTCCTTGCTGGTGCTCGTGGCTCTGGTCACGGCGGCGTCGGCGCAGCTGTCGCCGACGTTCTACGACACGTCGTGCCCCAGGGCTCTGGCCACCATCAAGAGCGGCGTCATGGCCGCCGTGACGAGTGACCCCCGCATGGGCGCCTCGCTGCTCCGGCTGCACTTCCACGACTGTTTCGTCCAA GGCTGCGACGCATCTGTTCTGCTGTCCGGCATGGAACAAAACGCTATCCCGAACGCGGGGTCGCTGAGGGGCTTCGGCGTCATCGACAGCATCAAGACGCAGATCGAGGCCATTTGCAAGCAGACCGTCTCCTGTGCCGACATACTCACCGTCGCCGCCCGCGACTCCGTCGTCGCC CTCGGTGGCCCATCATGGACAGTCCCTCTGGGGAGAAGAGATTCCATAGATGCAAACGAGAATGAGGCAAACACGGACCTTCCAGGCTTTAATTCTAGCCGCGCAGAGCTTGAGGCGGCATTCCTCAAGAAGGGTGGCCTCAACACGGTCGACATGGTGGCCCTCTCCGGCGCGCACACCATCGGCCAGGCGCAGTGCTCGACCTTTCGGGCTCGGATCTACGGCGGCGACACCAACATCAACACGGCCTATGCGGCGTCGCTTAGGGCCAACTGCCCGCAGACAGTCGGCTCCGGTGACGGCAGCCTGGCGAATCTGGACACGACGACGGCCAACACGTTCGACAACGCCTACTACACCAACCTCATGTCCCAGAAGGGGCTCCTGCACTCGGACCAGGTGCTGTTCAACAACGACACCACCGACAACACCGTCCGGAACTTTGCGTCCAACCCGGCGGCGTTCAGCAGCGCCTTCACGACGGCCATGATCAAGATGGGCAACATCGCTCCCAAGACAGGGACGCAGGGCCAGATCAGGCTCAGCTGCTCCAGGGTGAACTCGTGA